Below is a window of Acidobacteriota bacterium DNA.
ACGGGCGGAAAGCATTCGTCGGGGGACCGGCCGATGCCATCCGGGAAGGGGCGGCCGGCCGCCCGCTCGGCGGCGCGGTTGAAGCGCAGGACGCGGCCATCCAGATCCAGCACCACCAGCAGGGCGTTGCTGCTGTCGAGGACCGCGGTGACGAAGTTCCGCTCCGTCCGGAGCAGCCGTTCGGTCTGCTCCAGGTCGTCGCTGCTGCGGGTGTCGGGTCGCGTCTCGTCCATCGGTGCGTCCATCCGCGCCATTATACTCCCGTTCACGGCGAAACCGGCAAGCCGGACATCTCGGACGATCTGCTGGACTCCGTGTACGCGCCAATCACCGGACCAGAACCCCCCGCCGCACCAGATCGTTCAGCAGCCGGTGCAGCGACCGGTTCACTTCCGCCCGCGGGGTGTCGGGATAATGCGCCGCGGCCGCCGCCTCCAGCGTCGCCACGGAGGCGCCCGGTCCGATCCACTCGAGCACCCGGGCGACTTCCGGACCCACCGTCGCCATCTCCACCCGGTCTCCTGTCAGATACATCACCAGCCGGCGCGGCGTGTGATCCACCGCCGCAAGCGGGGCCAGTGTCTCAATGAGGGCCAGCGCGTCCGAATCGAGGTTCAGGATACTGGCGGTCCCCGCAAGACGGATTGCGCCCGCGGGCACCGGCGGGGATGGCGGCGCGGAGCAGCCCGCCAGGATCCGCAGGCGGCCCCAGTGGTGCTGCAGCCGCAGGAGATCGTCCAGCGGGCGGAGCAAGACCGGCCGACGGGCGGCCCGGGACGCGGCGGCCAGGAACAGCCTCAGGGCGGGCAGCGCGCCAGGCTGCCCGACGGGCGACGCCAGGCGGGCCAGCTCGGAGTCGTTCAGGGGAGCGCCCCGCCAACGGCCGGCAAGGAAATCCTCCAGCACCTCCGCCGGCCGACGCTCCAGCTCGCGCGCCATCAGCCCGACGATTTCGGTCCGATAGGTGAACTGGTGGAAAATTGTGAGCGCCCGGGCCAGGCGCTCCGCCCGGGCCATGTCGCCGGCGGAAAATGTGGGGCAGCTTTCCAGGTAATACGGCGGCTCCGGCTGGTGGCGCAGGCCCAGGCGTTCCGCATCGTGGGCGAAGCGGCTCCCCGGCAGCACCTGGAGCCGGAAGCAGTTGATGAAATTCGGCTCCATGGCGAAAGCGGCGTCAAGGGTCCTGCTGAAGGCGGCGTAGTCGTCGCCGGGCAGGCCGTAGATGACATCCAGGCTGAAGGGAAGGCCGGCTTGCCGGAGCTGGCGCGTCCTGTCACCGAACGCCTCCAGCCGCGCCGTCCGCCCGGCTTGCCGCAAGGCGCGCGGCGAGCTGGACTGGAGGCCGAAGATCAGGAAATCGCCCACCCGGCCCGCCAGTGGCGCCAGGTCCGGGGGATGCAGCGTGGCCAGGTTCAGCTCCGCCCCGACGAGCGTCAGGTTGTCCGCGGCGGCCAGGTGACGGACCAGCGCCCGGAACCGCCGCGGCTCCTGGTTCAGGCCGGGATCGAGCAGCCAGACTTTCCCGCCCCCGGACGCGGCGAACGCGCGCAGGGCGCGGACGACACCGCCGAGCGGCCGAAGCCGTCGGCCGGGTGACTGGACGCCATATGTGCAGTAGGCGCAGCGGTGGCGGCAGCCGCGAGCCGTCTCCAGGACCAGCAGGCCGGGGTGGCGGCGGCGGAAATCGGGATCGTCCAGCGGCGCCGGCACGCGGCTCAGCGCCAGTGGTTCGGGGGGCGGGTGGGCCCGGCAGTCGTCGCCGTCCCGGACCACGAGCCCCGGCGTCTCGGTCCAGGGCGCGGCGTCGAGGTCCGCCAGCCGCCGCAGCAGCAGCCGGAACACCTCCTCCCCCTCGCCTGCGACGACGGCGGCCACCGCCGCCGGGTGCCGCGCCAGCAGCGCCCCGGCCCGGAAGGTCGCGTCGGGCCCGCCCAACAGCACAATCGCCGCCGGATCGAGCGTCCGGATCCCTTCCGCCAGGCGCAGCATCGCCGCGCTGTTCCAGGAATAGCACGACAGGCCCACCACGTTGGGACGGTCGGCGGCCACCGCCGCCAGCACCCGGTCCTCCGGCTCGGTGACCGGCAGATCGTGAACCGTCACCGCGACGCGCTTCGCCAGCTCGGGATCGCTGCACGCGTAGGCCCGCAGGTTGTACACCGCCAGGTTCGGCGCTGCGGCGCCCATCACCTCCATGGCCAGCCCCACGAGACTGACGCGCAGCGGCGGCGAACATCGACCGTCGTCGCGGCCGGGGCCGCTCCCTTCGGCAGGCGTTGTCTTCGATGGTGGCCTCATGGCCGGGTTGCGGAAGCGGAAGACGGCTCTGACTCGATCGGCTGATCCGGGCACTCCAACGCCTGGTTGAGGCAGTCGTATTCCTGCCGCATCAGCGCCAGCCCGCCCAGGCCGAACGAGGCGACAGCCACCCCCTGAAACTCATCCCCCAGGACGACGAGCAGAACCAGCCCGAGCAGCACCGCGAAGGAAAACAGCAGGATGGAGCCTGTGACCACCCATTGGAACAGACTGACGCGGCGGGTCAGCTGCTTCCGCCGGAGGTCCACGATCCGACTGTTATCCCGCAGTCCCTCCAGGGCCATGGCGAATCCGTACAGGAGCAGGGCGAAGCACAAGTCTTTCGTGAATTCCTCCCGGCGCCCGAACACCATGGCCTGGAGCTGATAGTACACTCCCCCCACATAGAAGGCGAATTTCAGATGGCTCAATCCGTGAAACACGCGGTTGAAACGATTCCAGCCGGCAGATTTTTCCATGAGTTCCTTCCGTTGAATCCGCCTGCCACCCGGACCCCGGTCTGAGGGCGTCGCCACGTCGGGCAGGATCCAGCGATCGGCAGGAGATGGCTCTGGCACAGTATCATAGCACCTGACACCCTCGTTTTCATCAAACGGTCTTGATCGCCGCTGGGGACGGTGCGACATCCAACAAGCAGACAAAAAAATGCTGCCGTGGATCGGCAGCATTGCATCTGCATCATTCCTGTCGATGCGCGGGCGGAGCCCGCGCGCTTATTGCGTCCGTTGGACCCGGCGGGCGATCGCGGTGGGCTCGTCCATCCACTCGAAGAACTTGTCGGGGTCCAGGCGGACGTGGAGCACGGCCGCGTCGCCGTCGTCCACCGAGACGATCATGAGCCGCACCTCGTTCTTCGCAGACTGCACCCAGATGAGCTGGGCCTCGTTGCGGGCGGGGCAGCGCTGGCAGACCATCCGGGCCCAGCCGGGCCCGAGGCACGCGCGGGCACCCGCCTCCAGCTCGCCGAACCCGGCCGCGGCTTCGCCGGGCACATCTTCAAAGACGGCGAACTGAAGCCCCTTGACTCCCTCCGGCTTGGCGAAGCGCACGGCGAGCCCCACCAGCCAGCCGCAGGGGATATCGGCCTTCGCGGTGCCGAGCTGCTGTTCCACGTGGCGGACCAGCCGGTCGAACTCCTTGCCGCCGGCCTGAACAGGCGCCGCCGCAAACAGCGCCAACCCGAGCAGCAGGAAGGTCGGCAGGAGACGTCCAACCGCGGAGCGCATGTCAGTGGCTCCCGGACCGGTGGTCGTCCTTTTCCAGCTCCAGGTCGGGGATGCCGATGTGTCCCTCGAGATCCATCAGCATCTCCATGTCGATGGGACCCACGATGTTGATCACCGCCAGCTCCCTGTCCTCGAAAGCGATGATGGCCAGCCCCTCGATGGCGTCACCTTTGAGCAACATGAAGATGTCGACGTTCTCGCTCCCTTTGCGGCTGCGCACGCCCACGAGCCGGCTCCATTCCGGCGCGCGGAGCTGGCTGCGGACCGCCTCGATGTCGGCGTCGGTGAACTGGCCGTCCGCGCCGAAGGTGTAGGCCTTCACGTAGATCCCCTTGAGCGAGTGGACCAGCTTGCGGACTGCGACTTCTTCCGGGTCCTTCTTGGACAGGAACGCGCCGGCGAACCGCAGGCTGTCGCCGTCGAGGGTGACGTCCACCACCTCGTCCGCCTTGGCCTCGAGGTGCCTGAGGGCGTCGAAATTGATCTGGGCCCCCTGGCCGGCTGCGGCGGGTGAAAGGGCCGCGAGTAGGAACAGGGCGAATGCCAGAACCGACAAACGGAACAGGTATGGTTTCATGGTCTTCCTCCGTGTCATTTCAGATCAAACCGTCAGATCCGGATCTCCGATGCATCACCGAAGCTATGTGCGGGCGCGCTCCACGGCCCGCTCCCGGGCGGCGTTCATCTTGCGGCTGGCCAACCGCAGCGCCCGGATCAGTTCCTCTTTCAGTCGCGCTCCGTCCTCCCGTGACATCCCCGGGGGCAACCCGGTCAGCTCCGGCACCCCGGCCGCCGGGACGACAGGCGCCGCAGGCGGCTCCCCGGCCGGCTGGCTCGGCCACAGCCCGAACCGCCACTGGGCCCAGCTCCCCGCGGCCAGCAGCAGGGCGGCCGCCGCCAGTCCGCGGACCAGGCGGCCTCGCGATGCCAGCCGGCGCGACGTGCGCCGGTCGGCGTCAAGCCGGGCCACCCGGGCCATCACCCGGCGGGTGAACTCGGGTCCCGGATCCTCGGGCGCCAGCGCCCGGCGCAGCTCGTCGTCCAACGGGGTCATGAGAGCACCTCCGGCGTATCGGCCACCCGGGCTCGGAGCCAGCGCACGGACCGATGGATCCGGCTCTTCACCGTATCGACGGGCACTCTCAGCGTCCGGGCGATCTCCCGGGGCCGGAGGCCCTCCTGGTAGCGGAGTACCATCACCAGCCGCGACGTCGCGGGCAGCCGGCCCACCAGTTCGCGGAGTTGGCCCAGCAGCAGCGCCTCGCCCTGCTCGGGTGCCGAGGCCAGGGTCGGCACCTCGAGCTCCACGAGCTCCGGCTGGCGGCGGCGGACCCGCCACGCGTCCACCACGCACCGCGTGGTCACCTGACGCAGCCAGTGGCGCAGGTGCGCCGCGCTCTGGATGCCTTCCCCGTGCTGGTACAATCGGATGAACACGTCCTGGGCCACCTCTTCGGCCAGTTCCCGGTCCCGCAGGAATCGGAGCGCCAGGCTGAACACCCATGCCTGGTGTTCCCGCACCACCTGTTCGAATTCGGCCGGGCTCCACTCCATCGGTTTGCCTCTCCCGGGCACGTCCTGCATTCTTCATACCTATATACGAATGCCCGGAGGCAAACGGGTTCACGGAGAGGTGACTTTTCAGCGGCCGGCGGATCGGCAGGGAGCCGACTTTGGGCTGGAGAAAATGTTCCGCCGGGATTATCCTGTGGCGTTCGGGGCGGGCCGGCTCCGGCACTCCAATGCATCGAGGACTCGATGAAACTGCGCATCAATCCGTATCTGGACCGTCTGGTCTGTTCCGCGACGGGGCAGACCGTGCCCCACCACGAATACCGGCACCCAGTCGGCCTGTGCCCCTGCTGCCCCCCGCCGGGCAAGCCGGTGCAGGCATTGTATCGGCTCGACGCGCTCCGCGACGACCGGGCCGGCGACTGGCAGGGACCCCGTGTCGCCGAGGGTCTCTGGCGCCACGCCGCGCTGCTGCCCGTGTGGGGCGTCGACGACGCCTATGCTGCTGACGTGGGACGGCCGGTGTTCGTCCGCCACGAGGCGCTGGCGCGCGAGCTGGAGCTCGACCTCCACCTCATGAACGAAGGCGGCCATCCGTCGGGCAGCTTCAAAGACCGCGGGCTGGCGGTGGGGATCGCCTTCGGCGTCGCCTGCGGCGCCCGCCACTTTTGCCTACCCACCCAGGGAAACGCCGGCGTGGCCGCCTGCCTCTTCTCCAGCCGGCTGGGGCTGCCGGGGTGCATCGTCTACATGCCCGAGGCGTGGCGCGGGTCCATCTACCACCGGGAGTGTGAATTCTTCGGCGGCGAGGTGCGCTTCCACGGCGCCAACATCGCCGCCGCCGGCCGGAAGATGCGCGAGGACCTGCGCGATGAGCTCGCGGCGGGCACGCTGGTGGACATCTCCACGTTTTTCGAGCCGGGCCGGCTCGAGGGAAAGAAGACCATGGGGCTGGACATCGCCGCGCACTTCGGCCCCCGCGCCCTGCCCGACGCCGTCATCTATCCCACCGGCGGCGGCACCGGGCTGGTGGGAATCTGGAAGGCGTTCGCGGAGCTGAATGAGTTGGACCGCCTGCCCGGCCGGCCGCCCGCCATGATCGCGGTGCAGTCGGAGCAGTGCGCTCCGGTGGTGGAGGCCTTCCGCCGCGGCCTGGCGGCAGTGGAGCCCGTGGTCTCGCGCGGGACCGTGGCCGACGGCCTGGATGTGCCCGGCGCCATCATGGGCCAC
It encodes the following:
- a CDS encoding DUF4252 domain-containing protein codes for the protein MKPYLFRLSVLAFALFLLAALSPAAAGQGAQINFDALRHLEAKADEVVDVTLDGDSLRFAGAFLSKKDPEEVAVRKLVHSLKGIYVKAYTFGADGQFTDADIEAVRSQLRAPEWSRLVGVRSRKGSENVDIFMLLKGDAIEGLAIIAFEDRELAVINIVGPIDMEMLMDLEGHIGIPDLELEKDDHRSGSH
- a CDS encoding pyridoxal-phosphate dependent enzyme, with the protein product MKLRINPYLDRLVCSATGQTVPHHEYRHPVGLCPCCPPPGKPVQALYRLDALRDDRAGDWQGPRVAEGLWRHAALLPVWGVDDAYAADVGRPVFVRHEALARELELDLHLMNEGGHPSGSFKDRGLAVGIAFGVACGARHFCLPTQGNAGVAACLFSSRLGLPGCIVYMPEAWRGSIYHRECEFFGGEVRFHGANIAAAGRKMREDLRDELAAGTLVDISTFFEPGRLEGKKTMGLDIAAHFGPRALPDAVIYPTGGGTGLVGIWKAFAELNELDRLPGRPPAMIAVQSEQCAPVVEAFRRGLAAVEPVVSRGTVADGLDVPGAIMGHRMLGVLRESGGTAVAAAEAEIVAAFRRYGALGVAASYEGAATLAAARRLRAEGFLKPGMKVLLVNTASHLVSLARSSPPAAGAR
- a CDS encoding radical SAM protein, translating into MRPPSKTTPAEGSGPGRDDGRCSPPLRVSLVGLAMEVMGAAAPNLAVYNLRAYACSDPELAKRVAVTVHDLPVTEPEDRVLAAVAADRPNVVGLSCYSWNSAAMLRLAEGIRTLDPAAIVLLGGPDATFRAGALLARHPAAVAAVVAGEGEEVFRLLLRRLADLDAAPWTETPGLVVRDGDDCRAHPPPEPLALSRVPAPLDDPDFRRRHPGLLVLETARGCRHRCAYCTYGVQSPGRRLRPLGGVVRALRAFAASGGGKVWLLDPGLNQEPRRFRALVRHLAAADNLTLVGAELNLATLHPPDLAPLAGRVGDFLIFGLQSSSPRALRQAGRTARLEAFGDRTRQLRQAGLPFSLDVIYGLPGDDYAAFSRTLDAAFAMEPNFINCFRLQVLPGSRFAHDAERLGLRHQPEPPYYLESCPTFSAGDMARAERLARALTIFHQFTYRTEIVGLMARELERRPAEVLEDFLAGRWRGAPLNDSELARLASPVGQPGALPALRLFLAAASRAARRPVLLRPLDDLLRLQHHWGRLRILAGCSAPPSPPVPAGAIRLAGTASILNLDSDALALIETLAPLAAVDHTPRRLVMYLTGDRVEMATVGPEVARVLEWIGPGASVATLEAAAAAHYPDTPRAEVNRSLHRLLNDLVRRGVLVR
- a CDS encoding sigma-70 family RNA polymerase sigma factor, with amino-acid sequence MEWSPAEFEQVVREHQAWVFSLALRFLRDRELAEEVAQDVFIRLYQHGEGIQSAAHLRHWLRQVTTRCVVDAWRVRRRQPELVELEVPTLASAPEQGEALLLGQLRELVGRLPATSRLVMVLRYQEGLRPREIARTLRVPVDTVKSRIHRSVRWLRARVADTPEVLS